The genome window GCAAGCTTGCTGATGCTGGAATTCCATTGGGGAATCAAAGTGTGCTTCTTGCCGGAGTGAATGATTGTCCTCGGTTGATTAAAACGTTGAATCAGAAGCTGGTCAAGAACAGAGTGCGTCCTTACTACCTGTACCAGTGTGATCTTTCTGAAGGTTTAAGTCATTTTCGTACTCCTGTGGGGAAAGGAATAGAGATTCTTGAAAGCCTGCGCGGACATACAAGCGGATTTTCTGTACCGACCTACGTCGTTGATGCTCCGGGGGGAGGCGGTAAAATTCCTGTCATGCCGAACTATATTGTCTCATGGGCTACTAACAAAGTGGTTCTCAGGAATTACGAAGGTGTGATTACAACTTATACCGAGCCTGATTCTTACGAGAGCAACTACTGCGACCGAAATTGCAGTGATTGTAATCTTCAGCTTAAAGAAGACGGCGCTAAAGAAAAGGCAATCGGTATTGAAAAGCTCATTTCTGATTGGGATGATACCCTGAGCTTGACTCCAGAGGATAATGAAAGGGCGGAGCGCAATTCTAATGTCGCATGATTTAATTGTTAAAATTGGGAGGAGCAATATTCAGATTGGAGATTATAATGATCGAATATATCTGATGTCGCTTTTTCCTGAAGAGAGCCCGGAAATTGTTAATCGATTGATAAATATGGCTGTCGATAGGGATTTATCAAAAATTTTTGCCAAGGTTCCCAAATCGCTATCAACTCATTTCTTGTCTGGAGGATTTGAAAAAGAGGCGGAAGTGCCGGGAATGTATCCTGACGAGGATGGAGTCTTTCTGAGTTTCTACCGCTATCCATGGAGGAAGAAGCAGGATAACAAGGCTGAACTTGAAAGTGTTCTTTCTGTCGCTGAAAGCAAAAAGGGTAAAGGCAATGTTTGCACTCTTCCAAGTAACTTGCATCTGAATCGGCTCGGGCTGAAAGATTCACATGCGCTTGCGCGACTTTATGAACGTACTTTTAAAACTTATCCTTTTCCAATAAATGATCCTGCATTTATTGAAGGCGAGATGGAAAGTGGAGTTCGTTTTTTTGGCGTATTTGAGAATGATGAGCTGGTTGGTGCTGCCTCTGCAGAAGTTAGTGAAGATGGCTATAGTGCGGAAATGACTGATTTCGCAGTTAATCCTGATTATCGTAGAATGGGTATTGCCGGAGCATTGCTCCAGGCCTTGGAAAGTTACTGCGTTGAGTCAGGAATAAGATGCCTTTTTACTATTGCACGAGCCTGTTCTTATGGGATTAACTCAATGTTCTCTAAGGGAAACTACGAGTACTCAGGACAATTGATTAATAATACAAATATAAGTGGCAGTCTTGAGTCAATGAATGTCTGGCATAAAATGGTCTAGTGACTTCTTTCGTAAAATAGATTCGAGCTCAATAAGCCCCCTCCTGAATATCAGGAGGGGGCTTATTTGTATTATCTATAGATTATGCTGTTTTCTATTTATTATAAAAATACATGACACTTAGTTATAAATTTATTAATATTTATCTAAAGATTTGATTAAGTGTGCCGATCATATTATTACGAAAATTATTTTTTATCATCATGACACGTATTCATTTTTGATTTTGTAACTTCTACTCATACATTTGGAAACGCTTATGTCTGCACCAATTTCTGCTAATCCCGGTAGTTTAACGAGCCAACAACTTTTGACTGAAGATAAGCTGAAAGAAAATAGTGAGACACAATCTGTTACTGCTGGCACTAAACAGAAAACCAGCACTGCAGGGACTGTTGCTAAGGGTGATAGTGTACAAATTTCAGAAGAGGCCAGTCTGCTATCCAGCAATATGACAGCTGAGAATAATGAAGGCGAACTTGAAGCTATCCGGATCACAATGCCTGGAACTATGCTCTATGGCAAAAATGGTTATGCCACATCCAGTATAAGCCAGAGCAACAGTGTTTCAAGGTTGGGGCAGGTTATTGAGCAGACATTTGCGAATTCCAAAAGTGATACTACGGAGCAGAGCGGTACAGAAGATACTAGTACTCCAGAGGAAGCAGAGCCAAAAGTTTATATGAGCAGCAGTTCAGAAATCACACCGAAAGCAGAGACAGAAAAAAGTACAGAGTCAACACCGAAAGCTGAAGTTAGCCGTAGTTCTGAGCCCACGGAGAAACCAACTGCCAGCAGCACAGAACCTGAATCATCTGTAGCTGGCAACGAGGAAGAAAAAGTCGCTCTAACGAGTGAAAGCAATTATGTAAGTCAGGGAACAGACGGTGATGATACTGTTATTGGTACCGTAGGTGACGATATCCTTCTCGGCGGAGCAGGTAACGATATTATTATTGCCGGTAGCGGAAATGATGCTCTGGATGGCGGGGATGGTAATGATATTTTGTCAGGTGGGGCAGGTGCAGATCGATTAAACGGAGGAGCTGGAACGGATGCTGTTGATTATAGTTCTTCTTCCGCCGTTTATGTTGATCTCGAAAAGGGGACCGGTGTTGGCGGAGATGCCGATGGAGATACTTTCAGCAATATTGAGCGAGTCCAAGGGTCAGCCTATGGTGATACTATTACCGGAGACGGGAATGATAATGCCTTGTGGGGTGTAGATGGTGATGATAATTTGTTTGGCAATAGTGGTGATGACACTCTATATGGTGGAGATGGCAACGATGCTTTAGCGGGTGATGCTGGAACTGACTATCTGGCTGGTGGTGCTGGAAACGATGCATATATATTTCATCAGGGCAGCGTACATGATGTAATTATTGAAGCTGATGATGAAGGCAATGATATGGCCTATATTAAAGATTATACGAATGTAAGGCTGTATAAAAGCGGGGACGATCTGCTTATCAGCTCCAGCAATAAAAAAGACATGATGCAGTTTCAAAATTGGTTTTCCACACGCAATGTAGAGTCATTCTATTTTGAAACTGTAGATACAATGTACACTGCCGATGAGATCGCAGGTCTGGCAGAAGATATTACTCCTCAGGGAACGTAAAATTTTAGTCCTTTTTCTGTATGATATATCCATGTAAAAAAAAGTGGTTACAGTAAGAAACTGTAACCACTTTTTTCTTAAAGTATCATTTTTTAATAGATAAAGTCTTTTATTCAAAGACAGAAAATAATCTGATGAATTACCCTATGCAGATGGGTTTGACGTTTACAAATGCCCGGATTCCGTGTTTTCCGAGTTCGCGTCCATATCCAGAATTGCCTATGCCTCCGAATGGGAGATGAACATCGCTGCGGACCAGACTGTTGATAAACATACATCCAGTCTTGACTTTCGCAGCTATTTCAACTGCGGTGTCTTCATCTTTTGACCAGATTGATCCGCCCAGCCCAAATGGAGTATCATTAGCAAGTGAGATAGCTTCATCTACAGACGAAACTCGAAATACAAGAGCTACAGGACCGAATAACTCTTCTTTGCATACATCTGCGTGAGTCGGAATATCAGTGATTATGGTAGGTGGATAATAATATCCCACACTGTCGGGAATGCTTCCTCCAATCAGGATTTTACCTCCAGCATCTACACAGCGGTTAACCTGTTCCTGCAGTTCTTGACGCAGAGGACCAGAGGACATTGGTCCCATATCCGTTTTTTGATCAAGAGGATCACCTACGATCAGTTTGGACATGCTCTCAGAAAGTTTGGCGACAAAGTTATCATAAACTTCATCCTGCACAATAAAACGCTTGGCTGCGATACATGTCTGCCCTGTGTTTCCGCATCTTGATAGTGTGGCAATTTTAACGGCTTCATCAAGGTCGGCATCAGAGAGCACAATGAACGGATCACTACCGCCAAGCTCCATCACAGATTTTTTCAGTCTTGCACCTGCTGCAGAAGCTACCTTGCGTCCTGCCGGTTCACTGCCTGTCAGACTGACTGCAAATATTGAGTCATGATCCAAAACTGATTCTACCTGACGTGCTCCGATAAGCAGCGTTCGAAATAGATCCTCGGGAAAGCCGGCATCTTTAAATACCTGTTCAATGGCCATAGCACACTGGGGCACATTGGAGGCATGCTTCAGAACCATAGAATTGCCCGCCATAAGAGAGGGGGCCGCAATGCGGAATACCTGCCAGAAAGGGAAGTTCCACGGCATAACTGTTAAAACCGTTCCGAGTGGTTCAAACGTTATAAAAGCTTTTCTGCCAGCTCCTTCTACAGGTTCAGGTGCAAGCATAGACTCGCCCTCATCGGCATAATAATCACATACTACGGCACATTTGAGGACCTCTCCTTCACCTTGCCGAACAGGCTTGCCCATTTCAAGAGCCATTATTTCAGCAAGTTCAGGAGCTCTTTTACGAAGAATTTCAGCAGCTTTTTTCAGGCAGGCTTTGCGTTCACTGAAATTTTTTATGCTCCACATTGGCCAGGCTTTTGCCGTGGCGTCGAGTACTGCCTGAGTTTTGTCAGCTGAAAATTCTTCGAAAGAAGCGATGATTTCTTCGGTTGCCGGATTAAGGCTTTGAATGCTCATATTAATTTACTCCTGTATTTAATAGCAATATGCGATAGTGCAAACCTGTTTATCATTTTCTTTATATAAGTCAGTAATTTTCTTAAATAGCAGTTTCTAAATGCCGAGGTAAGCAGTTTTAATATGCGGGTTACTAAGCAGATCCTTAGCACTGCCTTCCATCGCAACTCGTCCATGCTCCAGAACATAACCACGGTCAGACAGTGAAAGCGAGTGCTGAACATCTTGTTCTACCAGCAGTATTGTAGTTCCCTGATTGGCTATCTCTCTTACGTTGGCGAAAATCTCTTTAATAAGAATAGGAGCAAGTCCCAAAGAAGGCTCATCAAGCATCATCAGTTTAGGGCAGGCCATAATTCCTCTGCCGATAGCAACCATTTGCTGCTCTCCGCCTGAAAGAGTCATGGCAAGCTGATCTTTGCGCTCTTTAAGACGGGGAAACATTTTATAGACTGTTTCTAATGATTCCGCGATGTTATTTTTAGCTCTGTTATTGTATGCCCCAACAATAAGGTTGTCGTATACAGACATCAGAGAGAATAACTTTCGACCTTCCGGTACATGGATAAGACCTGTCTCTACAATTTTTTCAGGGGGATTGCCTTGAATATTTTCCCCGTCAAAACAGATTTCACCATCTGCTGGATCCAGAAGTCCTGAAATTGTCCGTAACAGAGTGGATTTGCCCGCTCCGTTGCCTCCAATGATAGATACGACTTCTCCCTGATTCACGTTAAGTGAAAGGTCAAAAATGACCTGCACATCTCCGTAAAATGTATTGATCTTATTTATATCAAGAAGCGACATAGTCACCTCCAAGGTATGCTTTTATCACATTTTCGTCCTTTGCGACTTCTTCTGGCTTTCCTTCAGAAATTTTGGTGCCGAAATGAATAACCACCAGTTCATCAGAAAGAGCCATTATCGCACGCATGATGTGTTCAATGACGAAGATCGTTACGCCGTTGTCACGGATATTTTTAAAGATATCGATCATTTCATCAACTTCAGTCGGCCTGAGTCCTGCCATAACTTCATCAAGAAGTAACAGTTTCGGTTTAGTAGCCATAGCCTTAGCAATTTCAAGCCGTTTCCGGTCTGCGATTGTCATAGCTCCGGGCAGGTCGTCCTTGCGGTGATCCAGATGCATGCTTTTAAGCACATCCAAAGCAATAGATTCCGCTTCATCGCGGTTGCTGGTCGTTGCAAAGGCTGCAACTGTTGTATTGTAAAGAACAGATTTGGTTGCAAATGGTTTAACGATCTGGAACGTACGGGCCAGTCCTTTGCGGCATAAATCCCACGGCTTTGCTCCGGTAATATCCTCACCATCGAAGTATATTTTGCCGGAAGTAGGTTTATATACGCCTGCTGCACAGTTGAAGACAGTAGATTTCCCCGCGCCATTCGGGCCGATAAGACCTAGAATCTGTCCTTTTTCAATTTCAATATTAAGTGCATTTACGGCGGTTAGACCACCAAACTGCATTGTGACGTCTTCAAATTTAAGCATGCTCATCGCTTACGCCCCTAGGTTTTGTTTTTCTATTTGCTATTTTTTCTACGATGGCGTTGAATTTTTTAGTAAGTGGTGCTGTAAGCCCGCTTGGCTGGAGCAACATGACTACTATAAGAATTGCCCCGAAGAGAATCAGGTGCATCCCAGGTAAAGAATCACTTAAATAAATACGGCTGAATTCACTTACCGGGCGAAGTAGCAGAGCGCCAACAACAGGTCCTGCAATTGAACCTCGGCCACCAATTAGAGCGATGAAAGCCAGCTCAAAGGAAAGGTCCAGTGTTAGAACTGATTTTGGATAGATAAAAAGAGTCAGCTGAGCTAGAAAAGTACCTGCTAATGATGTTAAAAATGCACTCATTACCATGGCCTGAACTTTGTATCTGGTTACATTAATGCCAAGGGCCTCAGCTGCTTCAGGTTCTTCTCCTCCTGCAATAAGTGAGTATCCCATTTTTGAGCGGGAGACATACCATGTAAGGGCCAGAACAGCTATCAGCATGATTAGGATAATGTAATAATATGGTTCCTTGTGTGCAAACTGGAAAGCGAAGAAACTATTTTCACCGGCAGGGATGGGAGGAATATTAAGTCCACGTGGACCGTTGAGTTTAAATGGTCCGATGTAGCTTAGATTCTCCACGACAACCCTTACGCCTTCAACAAAGGCCATGGTGGACAAGGCGAAGTAAGCTCCACGCATTTTTAAAGTAGGTTTACCTATGAGATAGCCTACAATACCGGAAACTACGCCTCCGATCAGCATGCCGATCCATGGAGAGATAGAGTACTGAAGCCATAACACCGTTGAGGTATATGCCCCGATACCGACAAAAACAGAGTGCCCGAGGGGTAATACGCCTGCAAAGCCGCCGACAAGGTTCCATGAGGTTGTCATGTAGGCGAAAAGAAGAAGCATAATTGAGATGTGCAGGTAAGTCGGGCTATGGACAAAGAGAGGCATTGCAAATGCAAACAGTACACATGCCGCCAAACAACATTTCTTGATGTAATCTACAGTCATAACTTGTTCCTACCAATCGTATTTCTGGCCGAAGAGGCCGGAAGGTTTTACAAAGAGCACCAGCAGAAACAACATGTAAACGATGGCTTCCGTCCAGGTTGAAGTCATATATACCGGGCCGACGGATTCAATCAGGCCGATAATAATGCCGCCTATAATTGCTCCAGGAATAGATCCCAAGCCGCCAAGAACAACAATTACAAATGATTTTACATCAAAAGGAACGCCGACAGTTGGATAAACATTATAAAAAGGGGTTAGGACTACTCCTGAAATGCCTGCTATGGCTGTGCCTATTCCAAATGCAATGTTAAAAATCTTCCACTGGTTAATGCCCATGAGTGAGGCTGCGTCGCGGTCGAGACTTGTAGCTCTGATTGCGCGGCCTGTGCGTGTTTTTTGCAGAAAAAGATAGAGCAGCAGGGCTGTGGCAATAGCAATTAGAAAGCCGTATAGTTTTGGGACTGATATAAAAATATCTCCGAACTCAAGCATCTGGCCTTTTAGTGGATTGGGAGTCAGTGCTCTGTAGCCGGGGCCGAAAATAAGCAGGGCCATGTTATCGAGCATGTACCACACGCCGGTAGTAACGATAATTACTGTTGTAGGTTCTCTTACGTCTTTCTCAGCTACAAAAATTGGCTTAATTAAGAAATTCTGTAAAAAGTATCCGAAGTAAAACATTACAGGTACGACAATGCAGAGAGCTACATAGGGATGTAGTCCCGTCAATGATACGGCCCAATATGATGCATACATACCCACCATGAGAAACGATCCGTGTGCAAAGTTGATTACTTTCAGCACTCCGAAAACCAGTGTCAGGCCCAGCGCGATAAGACCATAGATGGATCCCATTAGAATTCCGCTGATGATGTCCTGTAAGAGAAATGCAAAATCCATAGAAACCGCCAATGCTAATTAGTTATAAGGATGCAAAGACTATTTTGAGGAGAGGGGATGCACTCCCCCTCCCCCCGGTTAAGAATTTATTTTTTAGGAATGGGGAATACGGGTGTGTATCCTGCACGGCGTGCGGATTTGGGCCAGATTGTGATGCGTTCAAGGCCTTTGCCCAGATTATTGACCTGTACAATTACCGGAGAAGCAAATTTATTCTGGCCGGTTTCATCGAATTCAATGGCGTCGTAAGAGACAATCGCTGCCGGTCCTGTTTTCAGATTGGTTTTTGCGAGAGCGGATCTAACCTTATCAGCATCAGTGGACCCGGCTCTTTCGAGCGCATCCGCAAGAACGTATACGGATACGTAAGCATCTACAGCTTCACCTGTGAGGTTATTGCCGTATTTCGCTTTGTACTTCTCATTGATTTCTTTCACACCGGGTTTGTTGATGTCAGTTTCCCACTCAACAATATCAAAGATGTACTGGGCATTATCACCTGTTCCACTTAGGAATGTCGGGTCTGCATGTCCGCCGCCTGTTCCGAGAATTACTTTGGGGCGAACTTTATAGTTAGCCATGGTGTTGGTCAGCAGAATTGCATCGGCAGCATTGGAAGTCAGTAAAAGAATATCAGGTCTGGCCCGGCGGATTTTGTTGACAACAGGTGTGAGGTCGGTCGCACTGGAAGGGTAGGGTTCGTCCAGAACAATTTTGTATCCGGAGTTTTCTATCAATTTTTTCCACTGTGCAGCAAGACCTGTTCCCCAGTCCCCGTTCTCATAGACCATGGCAACTGTTTTGAGTTCAGTTCCGAATTCTTTTGACATATCTTTGAGGAAAGCGAACTGGTCTCTTGCCCACCATGAGTCTTTGGCTGCAATGCGGAATACGTTTTTAAATCCACGCTCAGTTATGGTGTCGCGAACTGATACAGGAACAATGAAAGGTATACCGTAACGCTCGGCAACAGCAGATGTCGGGTAGGTTACACCTGAGTTCCAGCAGCCTGTAAGAACTTTAACTTTTTCAGTATTAATGAATCGTTCTGCCTCTGTGACACCTACATTAGGATCACTTTTTGAGTCAGCATAAAGCATCTCAAGTTTGGCACCGCCAAGAGATTTGATCCCTCCAGCATTATTGATTTCCTCAACAGCCATTTCTCTGGCCTGTTTGCCCTGCTGACCAACTGCAGCTGAAGGTCCTGACAGAGGGAGAATGTTGCCTATTTTAATAGAATCAACAGCCAGAGCGAAAGAACTGAGTCCTAAAGTCATGAAGCAGAGCAATACTGCGCCTAGAGTTAATTTGAAACTTTTCATTTTGAATCTCCTGTTTAAGGTGAAAAATTAATTACAAAAATCTTCAGTATTTAACCTGATTTCTGCTGATTAACTTTGTTCAATGATTGCTTTCTCCAGAATAGACAGTCCCTTATCTAAAGTCTGGTCATCTACTGACAGTGGTACAAGTATTCTGATGACGTTGCCGAAATTACCGCAGGACAGTATAAGCAGTTTATTTTTTACCGCTTCGGCAACTATTTTTTTGGTAAGGTCAGGGGCAGGGGTTTTACTGTCTTTATCTGTGACAATTTCCAGTGCGATCATGGCTCCAAGGCCACGAACATCACCGATTATTGAGTATTTTTTCTTCCAGCTGTTAAATACATCTTTGACTTTCTTACCGAGAGCCTGACCCTTTTCGAGAATACCTTCATTTTCAAGAGCGTTTATTGCTGCCAGGGCTGCTGCGCATGATACAGGGTTGCCGCCATACGTTCCGCCAAGTCCGCCGGGATGCACTGCGTCCATGATTTCTTTTCTGCCAACTACAGCAGAGATGGGCATGCCGCCGCCAATGCTTTTTGCCATGGTCATAAGATCCGGTTCGACTCCCCAATGGTCGATGGCACAAAATTTACCTGTGCGTCCGCCGCCGGTCTGGATTTCGTCAGCAACGAAATAAATTCCGTTGTCTGCACATATCTCTTTGATTCTTGGGAAATATTCAGGTGGAGGAGTGAGGAAACCACCCTCACCGGCAATCGGCTCAGCGACTATGGCGGCGATGTTTTCAGGTGCTGCGTTTCCTATGAACCAGCTTTTAAGCTGTTCGGCGCAATGGATATCGCAGGAAGGATATTCTTTACCATAAGGACAGCGGTAACAGTATGGATAAGGTATTCTGTATATTTCAGGTGCATAAGGACCGAATTTGAATTTGTAGGGTTTGACTTTACTGGTCATGCTCATGGTGAGCAATGTACGCCCGTGAAAGCCTCCTTCATAAACAATAATACCGCTTTTGCCGCTTGCTAGTCGTGAAATTTTAACCGCATTTTCTACAGCTTCTGCTCCACTGTTAAGGAGAACCGCTTTTTTTTCGAAATCACCGGGAGTAATTTCAATTAGTTTTTCAGCTAAGGCAATGTACGATTCATACATTGCAATGTGAAAGCATGAGTGGATAAGTTTTTCAGCCTGTTCCTTGATGGCAGCAACAACTTTCTCGTTGCAATGACCTACATTGTTAACGCCTATCCCCCCAACGAAATCAATGTATTCGTTTCCATCAACATCGGTGACTACCGAGTTTTGGGCTCGATCAGCAAAAACAGGGGCCAAATTGCCTACTCCAAGAGCAACTGCTTTGTTACGTCTTTCCAGCAGTGTTTCTGATTTACTCATGTCTGTAACCGTCCTTTTTTGATTTTGGACTGATAAAGCATTTAATATGCCATAATAATATATTCATATATTACAACTAGTTAATAATTTTTACTGCGTTGCTGATCTTAGTTTTTGATTCACAAATGAATCAAAAACGGTGAAATAATGCTTATGTAAGAAGATTTTTGATTTATTTATGAATCAAAAAAAGTATTGAATAACTTTTTTACTGCAAGAATTAAAAATAGAACCGCATAGTAAGTTAATAAAAGCAAGTAGTAAGCTAGCAAAGAAGCGTAGTTGTAATTTGCTTAAATTTTGAACCATTTTTGAATCAAGATAAATTTTAATGATGATTCAGGCCGTATTTTTTTAATTTTCGTACAATCGATGGCTGGCTGATTTTAAGGTATTTGGCCATGTCTCTGGTCGTCAGACATGCTCGCTGGGCTTCTTTGAGCATTTCAAGCTCAACCTGCTCCAGAGATTCTTTTAAAGAGGAGTCTCTTGAGAATTTATATCCGCTTATGCTCTCTCCGTGGATAGTCTGTTCAAGGAAGTTATCAAGAAGTGGTTCTTCGGCCACGGCGACCCCCTTTTTTATCAGGCTGTTTAACTCTCTGATATTACCGGGGAAGGAATAATTGTTTAAAATCCTTAGACCTTTGTGTGAAAGAGTCTTACGTTTGCCATACTTATGATTGTATTTGTCAAGGAAGGCACTGGATAGCGCAAAAATATCCTCAGTTCTATCACGTAGAGGAGGTAAGGTGAGCGTGAAAACATTAAGTCTATAAAACAGATCTTTTCGGAACTGTTTTTGTTTAACCATTTTTTCTAAATTCTTGTTTGTTGCGGCAATGATTACACAGTTTATTTTTTTGGGTGAAGATCCCCCAAGAGGTGTGAATTCTTTTTCATCGATACATTTTAAAAGTTTGGCCTGAATTGAGGGAGGCATTTCACCTATTTCATCAAGAAAGAAAGTCCCTCCGTCCGCAAGGGTCATGAGTCCGGCCTTTCCGGTTTCCTTGGCCCCGGTAAAAGCTCCTTTTTCATACCCGAAAAGTTCTGCTTCAAAGAGCTGTTCCGGTACAGCGGCGCAGTTGATAGCCAGAAATGGGCCTGATGAGCGGGGACTCTGCTGATGAAGAAGTTTTGCCAGCATGGATTTTCCCGTTCCTGACTCTCCAAGCAACAGGATACCTGATGCATCCAGCTGGGCCAGCTTGAGAGCGCTTCCCAGCACACGGTGCATTGATTTGCTCTCAGAAATAAATTCACCCTGTCCCAGTTCTAGCATATTCAGGCTGGTAATTTCAGTTCGAGCTTTTTCGGTGATTTCCCGTGCCGTCTTCAAGTGTTCTCTTAAATCAAGCAGTTCAGTTACATCGCGTTCATTAACTACGATCATGGAAAGATTTTTTTTACCGTCATAAACAGGAGTTCCTGTGCAGAGGAGTTGCCGTCCTGTTTTAGTAATGTTTTGCAACATGCTGATCTGATGATTTGTTTTGAGTACTTCCTTTGATACTGAAATATCTATGAGTCCTTTTTTGACGATATTATCAATGTGTTTTCCAAGTACCTGAGCGCTTTTGACTCCATTAAGGACCTCTGAGGCTTTGTTCATGTTGGTAACAATTCCTTCACCGCTTGTAACCCAGATGCCGTCACTTGATGAGTCAAAAATTGCTTGTAATTTAGCCGCCATTTCTTGAAAAGAGCTAAGCTCGACGGCCAGTTCTTCAAAGCGAGATGGCTTCTGGAGGCTGATAACCGCTCCTTCAAGTTCTTCTTCAATGATCAGAGGAGTTATTTCGAAGAATAGTTCAGTACCTTTTTTAACAATTCTTCCTGATCCCTCCCGGAATTCTTCTGAACCCAGTCCTTTTTTTATAAATGGTGCAGCTATGGGGAGTATCTGGTCGACATGAATACCTATCGACGTTGTGCGGTCACGGCGTTTCAAGAATTCCAAAGCCACATTGTTCATGCTTATTACTACGCAGTTTTTGTCAACAACAACAATTGCGTAACTTACACAGTTGATTATATGCTGCCTCAAATCAGGTTGCATAGCTTTGCCTTTAATTAAATTTTTAAGCATCAGTTGCACTTCTTATGTAGATCAGAGTAGTCAATGTATCTTTAATGTAGGGTATTTTTAAAATCACAAATAAGGATGATTAATAAAGTTTAATACTTTATGATATTAAATTTACTAAAACGGTATTTCTTATCGTATATTGCATTTTATTAAAGAGCAAACTTACATATATGTATCAAACATTGTTTTTTTATCATGATGTATTGTATGAAATTATAGTTGATATTTTGCGTATAACGATGTTGTTTGGTTTCTGATTATTTGAATCCAATAAAAAGACTATGACCAACTATACCAGTTAAATGCGGAGAACAAAAAAATGAAATATTCATTGGATTTTTCAGCAGTTATTTTCGATCTTGACGGTACTTTACTTTATACTCTGGAAGAAATTGCGGCTGCCGGGAATGCGGCTCTTTTAAGTCAGGGATATGCTGAATACCCGGTTGAGGCATATCGTAATTTTGTGGGC of Maridesulfovibrio zosterae DSM 11974 contains these proteins:
- a CDS encoding branched-chain amino acid ABC transporter permease, whose protein sequence is MTVDYIKKCCLAACVLFAFAMPLFVHSPTYLHISIMLLLFAYMTTSWNLVGGFAGVLPLGHSVFVGIGAYTSTVLWLQYSISPWIGMLIGGVVSGIVGYLIGKPTLKMRGAYFALSTMAFVEGVRVVVENLSYIGPFKLNGPRGLNIPPIPAGENSFFAFQFAHKEPYYYIILIMLIAVLALTWYVSRSKMGYSLIAGGEEPEAAEALGINVTRYKVQAMVMSAFLTSLAGTFLAQLTLFIYPKSVLTLDLSFELAFIALIGGRGSIAGPVVGALLLRPVSEFSRIYLSDSLPGMHLILFGAILIVVMLLQPSGLTAPLTKKFNAIVEKIANRKTKPRGVSDEHA
- the ablB gene encoding putative beta-lysine N-acetyltransferase, with protein sequence MSHDLIVKIGRSNIQIGDYNDRIYLMSLFPEESPEIVNRLINMAVDRDLSKIFAKVPKSLSTHFLSGGFEKEAEVPGMYPDEDGVFLSFYRYPWRKKQDNKAELESVLSVAESKKGKGNVCTLPSNLHLNRLGLKDSHALARLYERTFKTYPFPINDPAFIEGEMESGVRFFGVFENDELVGAASAEVSEDGYSAEMTDFAVNPDYRRMGIAGALLQALESYCVESGIRCLFTIARACSYGINSMFSKGNYEYSGQLINNTNISGSLESMNVWHKMV
- a CDS encoding ABC transporter ATP-binding protein, translated to MSMLKFEDVTMQFGGLTAVNALNIEIEKGQILGLIGPNGAGKSTVFNCAAGVYKPTSGKIYFDGEDITGAKPWDLCRKGLARTFQIVKPFATKSVLYNTTVAAFATTSNRDEAESIALDVLKSMHLDHRKDDLPGAMTIADRKRLEIAKAMATKPKLLLLDEVMAGLRPTEVDEMIDIFKNIRDNGVTIFVIEHIMRAIMALSDELVVIHFGTKISEGKPEEVAKDENVIKAYLGGDYVAS
- a CDS encoding NAD-dependent succinate-semialdehyde dehydrogenase; this translates as MSIQSLNPATEEIIASFEEFSADKTQAVLDATAKAWPMWSIKNFSERKACLKKAAEILRKRAPELAEIMALEMGKPVRQGEGEVLKCAVVCDYYADEGESMLAPEPVEGAGRKAFITFEPLGTVLTVMPWNFPFWQVFRIAAPSLMAGNSMVLKHASNVPQCAMAIEQVFKDAGFPEDLFRTLLIGARQVESVLDHDSIFAVSLTGSEPAGRKVASAAGARLKKSVMELGGSDPFIVLSDADLDEAVKIATLSRCGNTGQTCIAAKRFIVQDEVYDNFVAKLSESMSKLIVGDPLDQKTDMGPMSSGPLRQELQEQVNRCVDAGGKILIGGSIPDSVGYYYPPTIITDIPTHADVCKEELFGPVALVFRVSSVDEAISLANDTPFGLGGSIWSKDEDTAVEIAAKVKTGCMFINSLVRSDVHLPFGGIGNSGYGRELGKHGIRAFVNVKPICIG
- a CDS encoding branched-chain amino acid ABC transporter permease; translation: MDFAFLLQDIISGILMGSIYGLIALGLTLVFGVLKVINFAHGSFLMVGMYASYWAVSLTGLHPYVALCIVVPVMFYFGYFLQNFLIKPIFVAEKDVREPTTVIIVTTGVWYMLDNMALLIFGPGYRALTPNPLKGQMLEFGDIFISVPKLYGFLIAIATALLLYLFLQKTRTGRAIRATSLDRDAASLMGINQWKIFNIAFGIGTAIAGISGVVLTPFYNVYPTVGVPFDVKSFVIVVLGGLGSIPGAIIGGIIIGLIESVGPVYMTSTWTEAIVYMLFLLVLFVKPSGLFGQKYDW
- a CDS encoding calcium-binding protein, with protein sequence MSAPISANPGSLTSQQLLTEDKLKENSETQSVTAGTKQKTSTAGTVAKGDSVQISEEASLLSSNMTAENNEGELEAIRITMPGTMLYGKNGYATSSISQSNSVSRLGQVIEQTFANSKSDTTEQSGTEDTSTPEEAEPKVYMSSSSEITPKAETEKSTESTPKAEVSRSSEPTEKPTASSTEPESSVAGNEEEKVALTSESNYVSQGTDGDDTVIGTVGDDILLGGAGNDIIIAGSGNDALDGGDGNDILSGGAGADRLNGGAGTDAVDYSSSSAVYVDLEKGTGVGGDADGDTFSNIERVQGSAYGDTITGDGNDNALWGVDGDDNLFGNSGDDTLYGGDGNDALAGDAGTDYLAGGAGNDAYIFHQGSVHDVIIEADDEGNDMAYIKDYTNVRLYKSGDDLLISSSNKKDMMQFQNWFSTRNVESFYFETVDTMYTADEIAGLAEDITPQGT
- a CDS encoding ABC transporter ATP-binding protein; protein product: MSLLDINKINTFYGDVQVIFDLSLNVNQGEVVSIIGGNGAGKSTLLRTISGLLDPADGEICFDGENIQGNPPEKIVETGLIHVPEGRKLFSLMSVYDNLIVGAYNNRAKNNIAESLETVYKMFPRLKERKDQLAMTLSGGEQQMVAIGRGIMACPKLMMLDEPSLGLAPILIKEIFANVREIANQGTTILLVEQDVQHSLSLSDRGYVLEHGRVAMEGSAKDLLSNPHIKTAYLGI